The following is a genomic window from Brachionichthys hirsutus isolate HB-005 chromosome 10, CSIRO-AGI_Bhir_v1, whole genome shotgun sequence.
CTTTTTGTGGGGGATTCTATGGTGCAGTTGATGCAGCAGTTTGAGGTAAGATCATGTTTACATCTGGGCACATCTGGGCGTTCCCTGACATGACAGAAACCGCGTCGTACTCTTTAAATgtaaacgtttgttttttactcgTGATTATATCCCAAATGCTTTTGTTGCCTGAACGCTCTTCTAATATTTATAAACCATTTTCTAATTTGTCTTCCAATCGGCATGCTTTGCTGTCATGACGATTTCGGATTCGAATGTAATGCTATTGTGAAGGGTAACTGGGTTTAGAGCTAGTTAAGGCTTCCGTTATTGACACAGTAGCGGCTACAGATAAAAATGATGGCGTCCGTCTCGTTGTTTTAAGTTAGCATCAGAGTGAGCCGAGTCCTAAATTCTCATAATAAATGCAGGTTTCTGGTTTCCCCCCAGATATGGAGGGAGTTATTCTCTCCTCTTCATGCGCTCAACTTTGGCATTGGGGGTGACACGACTTGCAATGTGCTCTGGAGGATGCAGAATGGAGAGCTGGAGAACATCCGGCCCAAGGTGAGACGAGCCTGCCGAGAGTTTCAGGCAAGATCTTTTTATTCACAGAGCATtggggaagttttttttttttttaccgctcAAACGCATCTGTCTGCGTCTCGACTAGGACTCTGTATATTTCATAGTCGGAAGGAAAGTGaatcatgtgtgtgtctgtgtgtgttgtccaGGTGGTGGTGTTGTGGGTAGGAACCAACAATTACAAACACACGGCAGAACAAGTTGCAGGAGGAATTCTTGCTATTGCTGAGCTGCTCGCCTCCCGGCTCCCCAAAGCGAAGATAGTCGTGCTGGTGAGGAGtcgtctgtctctcttttttctttctatgtttttttgttggatcgttttttttttttgtttttttttgttactttcTCTCCACAGAGGAAGTAACACAAAAAAGTATCCACAACTCGGCGCTATCGACTTCACCTTTTTGTAATTTGGTCAAATGTTCCTCCGGTCCTCAGAGCCTGTTGCCTCGAGGCGAGCGTCCCAATCAGCTGAGGGACAAGAACGCCGCTGTGAACGGCTTCCTGCGCTCCTCGCTGCCCCGGCTGGGCCAGAAGGCTCAGTTCCTGGATGTCAGCAGGGGGTTTGTCCACTCTGACGGAACCATCGTCCCGCAGGACATGTTTGACTTCCTCCACCTGACGTCGGCGGGTTACCGCAACGTGGCGAAGCCCCTCAGCGGCCTGCTGCTTCAGATACTGGAGGAAACACCGGAGGAGAGACGCGCGTCGCTGGTTTGAGGGCGGAGCCAGGGGGCGTGGCTCCGCCCGCTTGTTGCgtggagtcggggggggggggggggggggagacgtgtCGCTGGAAGAAGGGCTCGCTCGCAGGGAGAAGAGGCGCCTCCATGTGAGTGGGCTCACACTGATTAAGGGGAGGGGCCTCATCACGGACGCAGACCCCGAGTGCGGCGGGAACCTCTGTTGCAAGAGGATTTACTCTGAATCTACACGAAGGTCATGCggggctgcagcagcacacTCTTCATCTAATCTTCGTCTTTAGGGAACCTCAGTAACAAAGAGGCCGCTGCCACGACACTCAGTATTAGCATGTCGACCCATTTATGCATACCGTCTCTGTTATTGTGTCCCTGCAGTCCTTCGTCCCAACACTTTCATTTATGCAGCCGAATAAACAGCACTTAGCCTGCGAAATATTCACCTTTGAACTTTTCTATTTATGTTCCGAAGCGTTAGCTGAAATGTCCTTACACATACACTTGAACTGTGTGCTTCTGTTTGATTCATTAAAGATGCTGAGCGTACAAAAAGCGTGCCTGACTAGGTTCTAAGAATCCCATTGTGCGCTTATATTCtacaaatataaaatcaatttaaattcACGGCACCAGTTTGCGATTTGCCCCTAAGTGAAAGCAGGGCGGCGTCCTGATTGTGTTTTAGGAGGAGCCTCGGGTTTTGTTGCAGAAGATCGGCCGACACATTGTGCGTAAATTGTCGTGTGGTTGTGTGTATTCATTTAGTGATGAAGGCCGCTGAATGTCTGCCCTCTGCTCTCCTGCTTTATTGTCCTGAACAACTTTTTAACATTGAAGgacatttttcaaaaaaaaaaataaataaagtgctgTATTCCTCAGCAGTATTGCAGTAAAACTGCACttccatatatttttttggcaACCAAATAGAAACCGTTGAGCTCCAGCCCTCCAGCATTCACCTCGtgttgctctgtctctctccctgctgCATACTTGGATATACAGTATTTTCCCTTTGATGCGCCTCTTTATTCTATTTATCACCTATATATTTCTCTATCCCTGTTGTATATGTAATTGCTGATGAATTATGAACAAGAAGTGGTCAGAATACTCATCACCGTGCTCCAGAGCGGCGGCAGGAAGTTGATCTCTGTGAATTTAAACTTATCAAGCGTCAAATTATCACTGCTGTCCGGAAGCACGTCTGTGTAAACtttgggttgtgtgtgtgtgtgtgtgtgtttgtgtttgtgtttgtgtttgtgtgtgcctaATGGCTGCCACTGTTGTGGATGTTTGTGTCGGCCTGTCACGATAATGGCGTCGCCCACCTGCTGCACCATAAATAGATATACGGTAGCCCGTAGTTTTTTTGTTGACCTTATTATTGCCAGTTgtttacaaatgtgtgtgtttacatagGATCGTCAATATTTTAGCAAAAAAATGATACAAGGCTTGCAGCCGAGGACGCTGTGAGCGATAAATGATCTGTGGGTTGGAAAGAAAAACGTGTTTCTGTCGTCCTGTCTGCTTTCGTTTAATGATTAATGCTTACCTTTCCAGATGGTTTGATTCTTTATTATTAATTCTAGTCAGACGGTTAGGCAGAATGAGTCCAAATGGATTTCAACACTGGTAGTTCCACTAAACTAAAAGCTCATCTGAAGCATCGCCATGGTGGCTCCATCAGTGTTTAAATATCCTTAAGAATTAAAGTAAATGTATATGTATCTTTCATTATCGAGCTGTTATCACTTCATCAGCAACAAAAAAGCTGTTCACAGGTAATTCAACAAAAATTATCGTGACGGGCCTACGtgagacatgtgtgtgtgtctgtgtgtaagaTGTGGAAATGATCTTTGCATGGGGTTTAGATTCTGGGTATCTGTTAGGCACAATAATATTTGCACTGTTACGGACCATTGTCACATGACTGAAGTAAAGCAtttcaataaaacaaagaaacaaggaTCTAATCCCGTGTCGGACCTTtacttttttgtgttgttttggggCTGGTGTTGAATGATGATACGGATGCATCTCAATTGTGGATCCTGAAATAAGCAGATGTGAATTTTCTGCActgtgaaagaagaaagaactAATGACTGCCTGAGGATATTGCTGAAAAAGCCAAGGAGCAGCAGTGCTAGTAAGCTCTTTTGTGACTCAGGACCAAGCACTCTACAGGCCCTCTTGaggaacctgatgtttaagttcatgtcccgacttgatgatgatgttttggtgtgtttttgtgttgtatgtttttactattgggtctagagcctgtaataaagtttatataaatCTAGGTATAGGAATCTAAATAGTGAAGcgtaaaacacattttagaaacCAATTTACGTCACATAGGAACTGTTACCAAGAAACTTTGGGGTACTTTATTTAGGCGGAAATGAACTTTTACATGTTGTTGTAACCCGTATCACCCAGAAGAGGGCGCGCACGAGCCTATGTAATACCGTTAAGGACTTGCACAGCATTGATTAAAAATTTTCGGGAGCTATTTGATTACTGTAAATTTTATTTCGCacagaaaataattgtaatATAATAAAGATAAATATGATTATGGAATTAAAATATTAACAACATTTGGGTACATTGAGCAACAGTAAAGATGCGCTTTCTGAATCATAATATAGTCACTTAAAGCCAATAACATGGAATTATCTTCTAATTAACAGatggaaataaattaaatgatgaTTATTCCAGAACAAACTACTGACATGGGGGTGTCAGTAGCTTTGGCCGTTCGGCAGTTTTGGCAAATtcggatggacagacaaaccaaAGCTTTGTTTCATCACGGTCAGCCTgagtgaatgaatattttactctctatcccccccccccttttacaCCTGATACTCATCTGACCTACATTTTTCAACCTCTTTATGATGCAGTGTCTCCATAAAGCCGGCAACACATGCAGGCGTGCTACAACACCTTCCTCTGTGCTTTTGGATCAGTTGTGTTCATGCCTATGAGTCGCTgccacacagctgctgcagcggcGTGTCGCTAGTTCACAAAGATAGATGCTTGTCACCATTTTGAGAACACGGCAGATTACACCCCGAAGCCACGTTGAAGCTCAATTGAGCTGCAGTGCAAAAAAATTTGGCTCCAGTCGGGTTCAGAATGTTCTGCACAAAGAGGCTACttgcattaatgtgtgtgtaacattcattcattcagtgcaGGAGAATTCAAGAGGGTCTTTCTCCTACTCGATCAGGTCATCTCTTCTCATTCATACTCATTGATTGCCGATCATTTGTCTGATTCATCTCGGGTGATGCTGTCCAAGTCCAAAAACGCTTCCTCGTTTACCTCTTTGAATGACTATTAATCTCCTTGGGAGAGCAGCAGTGGTTCATCCTTTCAGATCAGTCACAGctttaaactttatttgtccaaaagaaaacatgtgTAGGGGagctctgcagccccccccccccccccccccccctgagtttTCTGAAGGCTGTTCTTGAACTACAGCGACATCTAGTGGTTTAGGGGCAGGAAGGTCACCTCTACTCGTCGCTGCTGTTGCTAAAAGCAGCGATCATTTCCAAACTCAGCGTGCCGAGCCTCGGCGCCTTGCTGTGTCGAGCAGGTTGGTGACTTTGACTCAACATATTTAATTTCCAGGCGCGCACTTTCATGGTGTGAGCTGCTAATTGAAATAGAGCTGCCTGCATGGTGACACCATCAGGATGTAACATTTGAGGCTGTtacaaggaagaaaaaaaaaaaagcttttaaaaggAAAAGAATGTCTCAAcattaaaaaagagagaaatgatcAAAGTACAAACCtattccctgtttttttttaaaaaagcaattCGCTGCTGTTCCATAAATTCTGTCTCAGAAGTCAGAAATATGAATTTGTTGTTTAAACATAATTTAAAGAGAAACAAACGTGTGCATGACAGATCTTGTAGTTGAGGGTTTCTCAatgtattcttattttttattttttttattatattaactCTTATTTTTGGAAGGAAGCCAAGGCcattgtttctctttttaacCGCTGTTAACATGTGGCCTTCACTCATTGCGTTACGTGTGATGCGACTGAAATCTTGATTACGGTTGCATATTGTTGTAATGGTTCCTCTGGACAAATGCCAGCATGAAGATGACTGCTAAAGTGGCCCTGTGCTGCAGGACCTTTTAAAATGGGCCACCATATAGTCAGTAGTGTGCCAGCCAAAGCACAACATTCAAACATGGTAGACATAAGGACAAATAATAAAGACGAGGCTCACGCCATAATGCATCCGCGTTTTGATCTAGTCTGCATGGGTCATCTCTTTATCAAACATTTCCCGCAGCCACAGATCAGTAGCGAGTTGTGGgaggtgtgatgatgatgatgatgatgtgtagGTGGATGAATAAAATAGTCTGGATTAAAACCACAGGCGGTCCAGCAGTGCCTGATTCCGTTTGGACAAAGTGCCAGCTACACACAGGGAACACCTTTTCCCATTTCTAATTTATTCACAGCCTTCCTTCCACTTTCAGTCCATGTGTCATCTTGGCTCTGTGTCGTCGCTGAGACATGACCGTTAATCTGGTTGTTACTCGTAGAAACTGTCTATCatcccctttttttcttttattatctgACTAATTATTTTTCATCATAAACAACAGTCCAAACTAAcaggatatttattttcttacattttcGCTGTCGTGTATATTTTGGTCCCGTCGGAAGCGTTTCTTTTTATTGTTCATCGGTCAATTTGCTCTCTTGACAGCCCCCGAAAAATCCATATAAATCTACTACTCTCAACCTTCCCTCATATAATAAAGCGATGAGACAAGGAacagagcagaaaaaaaaggttcagcCCCGCAGTGAATATGTTGCAGGTAGAAACTCTGTGTGTGAATCAACCACAGCTGTATTTAATTAACATCTTCTCTGATCAATAAGAACATTGTGCGCTCTCTTCTTCTGGATTAGGACCAATTCACTCCTGCAGTGAGATTACATTTTCGATTAACGGTTGTGACCTCTTCTTATTGATTTGTGGAGGTAAACATGGGGGCATGGGAGTAGATGGAGAGATTACGTGCCTATAGGGGAGTCCATGCATGGACAGATCGTGCTGCACAGGAACCAGGCGTCTAGCTGAGGGCACTGAAAATATGTTTCTCCTGATTCCCATCCCACTCTGCCCTTGTGTCTGTAGTGATTCTGTTCTTTTTGTGGCGGTGAGAGGATATTGAGAAATCTCTGTGTTTTGGAGACTATAGCCACATTCCTTCAGAATTCGTAGTCATGCAAGATTAGAAAAATCAAAGCAGCATCAAACGACCCGTCGTGCTACCAGGACAACACAAACCTAAAAGTGTGGTGTCCGGTTCTTCGTTGCTGTGGCCCACACCAGAGGATTGCTATTTAAAGCGCGAGGAATAATTTATATGTATGCAGGTATGTTCACACATTGTTTTTCAGCTGTGGAAGGATTTCCAACCCTGTTTCTATGGTGACCTCTTGTGAGGGCGGATGGCATTTAATTTACTTGACTGgctgaataattattttttagatATACCTTGGTGTTATCGCTCTACGAATAAATCCAGGAAAATGCTACAAGGTGATCTGGAATACTGGACACGATAAAGCAGCCAAATTGTCCGTTAGATTAATATACAGCCAGGATTTCAAGGAGATTATTTCATAAATTGTTAAGATTTTGGGAGACGATTTTTGTCATGTAATCTTGGAATTCAGCATTGCAAAAAGCATGATTTGACTTGTAGGAGAGCGAAACGAGTGTAGAGGAGCTTTCCTGCCGTTTCAGTGGCTTTAGCAGTAAATCACATGGAGTCCAAGTTACTCACAGAGGATTCTGACACAGATTGATGACCTGAGACATCAAGAAGCTAGAAGTGGAACAGACCCCAGAGAGGAATAAGATAACTCCGGCCTTTATGAATGAGTGAAGAGGTAGATGGGGAAACATCCTCGGAACACAGGAGAGGAATAATGAAGCGATTCTGCTCCGAGGCCCGTCTTATTAAAGGGATAGTAATGAATCAGCTGCGGAGAGAAGGTCACAGAGCAGATGAAAATTTGATGAGGAGGCAAGGGTGAATCAATGTCAGTTAACGAGAGACACAGAGATTTAGATTTATTGACGGGATTAAAGTTCGACAGAGACTAGatacaataacaataaactTAGTGACTCGTAGAAGAATCTGACGTGCTGCTGCACATGTTGCTGGTTCCAAACTGGAGCAGCTGAGATGGTCAGAAAACAGACAATAATCCAAGCAAGCGATCTAAGAATCAGGTAAAATCAAGAGTCGAATAAACTTTCTGGGGGGAAAACAACAAGGAACACAGTAAAAatacctttcaaaataaaacatgaaacagcTACTCCAAACCGTGATATAATCAGGAGGATTTATATAAAATACCACtccagaataaaagaaaaagaaaaaagaagaagagttgCCACAtacgtttgtttttttctttatgcaccatctcattacattttgttcatttgtcCTTTTCCCCAATCAGAGTTCAGCATGTTCACCTTCTACAAATATATTATCTTATTTTTTCTCCAATTTAAATTTCATCAACCTCTTGCACCCATTCACATCCCATTGATTACACAGCAGGGGTAACCATCTATTAGCAGCCCTCTATGAGCGAGTGAGCATGAACGTTATAGTTATACATTTGTCCTATATGCACGGAACGGAATGAAGGTGGCCGTTAAATGAAAGCTACATAATTGTGTAGCCTACaggctgctgagctgctgtGGAGAGCTGGTGCAGCACTGGTTCTGGTCCCTGTGGTACGTAACATCATTACTGCGCTCCTGTCACCACAGCAACCGGCCTGGCTCCATCCTTAGGAAGGGTTTTATTTAGGTATTTCCTGacaatgtgtgtatatgtgtgtgtgtgtgtgtgtgtgtgtgtgtggctgctgcGTGTTGATGTGAACGTATATGGCACGTGGCAAAGAGTCAATCACAGCTACCCGCTCGTCAATAAAAACATGCTGTGGCCTTTAAGTGAATAATAACCTCCAAATTCATTACGCCACACCCAATCAAACAATCTACTTTAGTGACACACCGCTCCACCCCCACCTTGTCCCTCTTCCTCTCGATGTACCTCAGCACATGGTCACATGACGCCTGCACCGATTGAAGGTTTAATAACCCTaaaaggtcccccccccccccccagtaactGTACTCATTACTGGAATGACTTACTGCAAGTCACGTTGCGTTACAGAAACAAAAGTGTGATATTCGGAAATAGATTGCTATACGCTGTGGAGATTCAAGTGTGAAGCTTCTCGTCTAGTTATCATGATGTATTTACTTTAGTCAGGGGTTTAGACACGGAAGGGAGCAAGATGCATATCTATAATTCATCCGCAGAAAGTATGAACGTGTGCTAATGTATCTCTCAGAGATGTATCATTCCTCAGTGTTGAATAATAAATACGCACGCTGGTTTTCAATCTGTGCAGCTGAGAGAATTGTATTGTACCCTGCACTCTGCGGTTTGTACACCTGTGTAGTATAAACAGTATTAAACCGTATACTGGCCCTTTTTTTAACAAGTAATATATGTAAAATCCTTTCAAAGCTGTTTAAATTCAGAAAATAGAGTAAAAGAGTGAACATCTCAACGTTAAAGAGCATCGACACAAAAGTATTTGCTTGGATATTAAACACAACCCAAAGTCAGTGTTTGCATAATAATTTATTCACATATTTGTCACATACTATATTTTGTTATTGCTGCAGATCTGGAGCCTTTCAGGTTTAAACTTTCAATATTCCCACAATGGGATTCTATTTATCTTTATATTTGTCATCGTCATGCATGCTACGTATTACATTAAACAGGAGCAGGATGCAAATAAATGAAAGTCTCTTCTCAAGTTACATGTTATAATCTATCCATTCTATTAATGCTTCAGTAACATGCCTTTTTCAAAGTCCATaaggggaagaagaaaaaaaaaaaacattccagaaCATATCATCTCCTTCAGGGAGTTATCAAAGAGTTAATGCATACTGTTAAAGCTTGCAGTCTATGTTTAATCATCATTACCACCCAAgcccctgagccccccccccccccccccccccccgtccaagTCCATCTATAGCGCACAGGGAAAAGACTAAGTGTATCTAAGTGTAATTATGACATCTCAAATATCTACACTAACTTTAATATGTGGCACCAAATTGTAAGTGTAATTATCCTTTCCTGCTTAAAATCTGTAACTCACTTCAGCTCCTCGGTGATCAGATAATGCCAAAGGTAAAACGTTGATATTCTGCACTGTATCTCTGATACAGCATGCCTATAGCAGCCATTTGGGAGCAATGTGGTGCGTAACACAGTACTAGAAAGTCAATCTAGCTGGTGCACCGGTGTCGCGCTTTGAACAAAGGCTCCAACGCATTCTCAGTCTGTTGTCTGGCTGCCACCAAATACAACtaagaaaatgaagaagcaCCAGTTTAAAATGATAGTTTTAGTGCTGTcggtttctgttttttgttttgcttttttgtttcttagaacatgttttattaaaaagatTTGTCCATCTGTTGACTTCACTCAACAAGCATGGACAATGAGACATTGTCTTCCCCTCAGCAGTTCAGATTAGCATAGCATTCAATTCTCTGACTCAGGTCAGACAttggcttttttttcctcctgacatgcgtacgcatgcacacactcttAGGCTCTTGCATATGCACGCATAATAGGAAAGTAAGGGGATTATTTCTGACCTACAGCAAAGGTAAAATGAAGAAAGATCATTCCACTTCAAACTATCATATAGTATTTTAACGTAATTGCTCAGTTTTAcctctttatttttaaaggcaCCTAGTTGTCACCTAGGCAGAGCAGAACTCTCCATTGTGTAAGCTCCAGGTGAAAGCCCTGCTAGGCTACAGCAACACAGTTGCCCTTTAGGGAAGGTGATTCTCATCTCCTGAAGTATTAAAGGCTTTGAGccttttgctttgttgtttctAAACAGagtctttttctcctcctgaatAATAATGCAGTGGAGAGTTTCTCTTCCCGAATGATTGGGAGTCCTGAGCCAGGGAGAAGCtctttttccaaaaatgttAAGAGGTCCTTGAGCCCCCAGGTGGAGAAGCCTCTGTCAGACATAGGCTGACTCACTAGATTGGGTCCTGCCCAGGTTTGGGGCCTGAGACAGGTGCGAAACATCCTTCTTGCGCACTTCACAAATGGACTTCCTTCGGGCCTGGACCCCCCGGATGGCGGTCTTTATCTTTCTCCAGCCGAGGTGGTTGAGCTCAGCTAGGTTGAGCAGCACACATATGCCGCTCACTGCAAACATAAAGACCAGAAACACGGTCTTTTCTGTGGGACGGGACACGTAGCACTCCACTTCCTTCACACAGGGGTAGCGATCGCACTCAAACATCCCCGGCACGTTGAAGCCGTACAGGAAGTACTGGCCAGCCAAGAAGCCGATCTCCAGTGCGTTCCGGAACACCACCTGGATGACGTAGAAACGGGAGATGCCTTCTTGCCGTCGCACTTTGGCACTCTTGTGTATTGGAGGGAGCCCCCTGGGTCCGTTGGGGATCTCCTTTAGGTCCAGGCAGTCGTGATCCTCCTTGCTGCTGTCGGGGTGCACAAGGATGCCGTTGATGTTGCGGGAGTGGAGCTTGCGAGCGTGGTGGTCTTGATGGCGGCCGTGGTGACCGTGACTGTGGTGATCTATGTAAGGGTGCAGGAGGGAGTAGCTTCTGTCCCGCGCTTTGGCCGACTGGTGAACAGAATAAGTGATGAAACACAGGCTCGGCGTGCACACCAGGATGATCTGGAAGACCCAGTAGCGGATGTGCGAGATGGGGAAGGCCTTGTCGTAGCAGGCCTGGTTGCAGCCGGGCTGCATCGTGTTACAGATGAACATGATCTGCTCATCCTCATACACCTTTTCACCCACAATTCCTACTATTAGGATACGGAAAATCACCACCACTGTCAGCAGGattctgcagagacacagagggaaAGGAAAACAGAGAATATCAGTTAATAATGAGCAAATGCAGAATAATCCAggagatatatttatttaaagtggaTTGTAAGTCTTGGTTGATCTAACGGGTCATTTCA
Proteins encoded in this region:
- the pafah1b2 gene encoding platelet-activating factor acetylhydrolase IB subunit alpha2; translation: MSDEGGNPAAAAEPVEDVQGDGRWMAQHARFVQECKDAEPDVLFVGDSMVQLMQQFEIWRELFSPLHALNFGIGGDTTCNVLWRMQNGELENIRPKVVVLWVGTNNYKHTAEQVAGGILAIAELLASRLPKAKIVVLSLLPRGERPNQLRDKNAAVNGFLRSSLPRLGQKAQFLDVSRGFVHSDGTIVPQDMFDFLHLTSAGYRNVAKPLSGLLLQILEETPEERRASLV
- the LOC137900543 gene encoding gap junction delta-2 protein-like, whose translation is MGEWTILERLLEAAVQQHSTMIGRWPEKGDERDVRVALFLLDLILLTVVVIFRILIVGIVGEKVYEDEQIMFICNTMQPGCNQACYDKAFPISHIRYWVFQIILVCTPSLCFITYSVHQSAKARDRSYSLLHPYIDHHSHGHHGRHQDHHARKLHSRNINGILVHPDSSKEDHDCLDLKEIPNGPRGLPPIHKSAKVRRQEGISRFYVIQVVFRNALEIGFLAGQYFLYGFNVPGMFECDRYPCVKEVECYVSRPTEKTVFLVFMFAVSGICVLLNLAELNHLGWRKIKTAIRGVQARRKSICEVRKKDVSHLSQAPNLGRTQSSESAYV